From one Thermatribacter velox genomic stretch:
- a CDS encoding ABC transporter permease: protein MVWLKELFGDYRFTVSFVLLSLLLALAVLSFFSPYDPVRWLQVPRDKPPAWPHILGTNSKGQDVFWEATFAIRNSLIIAFIAGIVSRVVAVLVGFIAGYRGGLVDRMLMGIADALLVIPLFLILVMIAMLLREAMTLINTGLLLAFFGWAWDARTIRSQILSLREREFTQTSLLSGNGTLPLVTKEYLPFTIPLILSTLINNIAWAIGMEIVLAILGLVRLEIPTLGTMLKWAIDYQAMLLGHWWWILTPLVLTVFLLVALYLLSVSVSEYLDPRVRIQRIGTR from the coding sequence ATGGTTTGGTTAAAAGAATTATTTGGAGATTACCGTTTTACTGTGAGTTTTGTTTTGCTCTCTTTACTTTTAGCGCTGGCTGTGCTTTCCTTCTTTTCACCTTACGATCCTGTCCGCTGGCTTCAGGTTCCCAGAGACAAACCCCCTGCCTGGCCCCATATTCTGGGTACCAATTCCAAAGGTCAGGATGTGTTTTGGGAGGCTACCTTTGCTATTAGAAATTCTCTGATAATTGCTTTCATCGCTGGTATAGTTTCACGGGTTGTAGCGGTGCTGGTTGGCTTTATAGCTGGCTACCGGGGTGGTCTTGTGGACCGAATGCTCATGGGTATTGCTGATGCACTGCTGGTTATACCTCTTTTCCTCATCCTGGTGATGATTGCCATGCTTTTGCGGGAAGCCATGACCCTGATAAACACTGGGTTGCTCCTTGCTTTCTTTGGTTGGGCTTGGGATGCACGAACCATCCGTTCCCAGATTTTAAGCCTGAGAGAGCGGGAATTTACTCAAACCTCCCTTCTTTCGGGTAATGGCACCTTGCCTCTGGTTACCAAAGAATATCTACCCTTTACTATTCCCTTGATACTCTCTACTCTGATTAACAACATTGCCTGGGCAATTGGCATGGAAATCGTTCTGGCCATCCTTGGTCTGGTCAGACTGGAGATACCTACCTTGGGAACTATGCTGAAGTGGGCTATAGATTACCAGGCAATGCTTCTTGGTCACTGGTGGTGGATATTGACTCCCCTGGTATTGACCGTATTTCTTCTGGTTGCTCTGTACCTTCTTTCGGTCAGTGTTAGTGAATACCTGGATCCCCGGGTGCGGATTCAGAGGATAGGGACACGGTGA
- a CDS encoding ABC transporter substrate-binding protein has protein sequence MRQKSLIIVSLVLAVIFLASAAFAQLPAGLSRGETLIVDQLSRRVRIPGNFNLWSGWKTPDRGIQQLMLEPLWIVDYATGEVISALAAELPIYNSDFTQMTIKLREGIYWSDGVPITADDVVFTIDLHVRTPGLLYHGPMAEFVDKVYKTDDHTVVVELKGPNSRFHTHFLDRWGCLRIMPKHVFEKIEDPLAFEFNPPVSSGPYVLYDYDPAGFWTLWERREDWERTPTGILYGEPKPKYVLVRGFEGEEARILAQVRHELDMAQHTPEGLRAVLEKSNTVRAWRKEWPWVVNIDPCITGIMFNNMVEPYDNREVRWALVLAINIVDYMAIAFDLMAPVSPIHLPPVPAYREAFFEPLEGWLKEFELDLGNGEKFKPYDPEVPFKIAQAAKERGFPVPEDPEAIKELFGIGWWKYAPDVAEKLLKKNGFSRGEDGKWRLPDGSLWKVTIVSSPDPTHHHFRNATAVAEEWRKFGIDAEVLPTENYNTLVFNGEFEVTTQWPAAEPWGAGVDLSRTLDPWHSRSVVPIGETVAVGPGGAARWSNPELDKIIEKMEITDPFADIETTRLLGIEALKIVVKEMPTIPTYGYCGAVAWDEYYWTNYPGAENPYTQPYQHWPNFKYMLPFLEKAKK, from the coding sequence ATGAGACAGAAAAGTTTGATTATTGTAAGTTTGGTGCTGGCGGTGATTTTTCTGGCTTCAGCTGCTTTTGCCCAGCTTCCAGCGGGACTATCACGAGGAGAAACTCTTATTGTAGATCAACTGTCTCGCAGGGTAAGAATTCCTGGTAATTTCAATCTTTGGTCAGGTTGGAAAACGCCGGATCGAGGAATACAGCAACTCATGCTTGAACCTTTGTGGATAGTAGATTATGCTACGGGTGAAGTAATCTCCGCTCTTGCTGCAGAGTTACCCATTTACAACTCTGATTTCACCCAGATGACTATCAAACTTAGAGAAGGCATCTACTGGAGTGATGGAGTACCTATTACCGCTGATGACGTGGTATTTACTATTGACCTCCATGTACGTACCCCGGGTCTTCTTTATCACGGTCCCATGGCTGAGTTTGTGGACAAGGTTTACAAAACAGATGACCATACAGTAGTTGTGGAGCTCAAAGGTCCAAATTCCAGGTTTCACACGCATTTTCTGGATAGATGGGGATGTTTGCGCATTATGCCCAAGCATGTTTTTGAAAAGATAGAAGATCCATTGGCCTTTGAGTTCAACCCGCCGGTGAGTTCTGGACCTTATGTCCTTTACGATTATGATCCGGCTGGTTTCTGGACTCTCTGGGAGCGCAGGGAAGATTGGGAGAGAACCCCTACCGGGATACTGTATGGTGAACCCAAACCAAAATACGTGCTTGTGCGTGGATTTGAAGGAGAAGAAGCGAGAATTCTTGCTCAAGTGCGGCACGAACTAGACATGGCCCAGCATACCCCCGAGGGCCTTCGGGCGGTTCTGGAAAAAAGCAACACGGTAAGAGCCTGGAGGAAAGAGTGGCCCTGGGTGGTAAACATTGATCCTTGCATTACTGGGATAATGTTTAACAACATGGTCGAGCCCTATGACAACAGGGAGGTTCGTTGGGCTCTGGTTCTGGCTATTAACATCGTCGATTACATGGCGATAGCTTTTGACCTGATGGCCCCAGTTAGCCCCATCCACCTTCCACCGGTTCCTGCTTACCGAGAAGCCTTTTTCGAACCTTTAGAAGGGTGGTTGAAAGAGTTTGAACTCGACTTGGGGAACGGTGAAAAGTTTAAGCCTTATGACCCTGAAGTGCCTTTCAAGATAGCTCAGGCTGCCAAGGAACGAGGCTTCCCGGTTCCTGAAGACCCCGAAGCCATTAAAGAACTTTTTGGCATCGGCTGGTGGAAATACGCTCCCGATGTTGCAGAGAAGCTCCTTAAGAAGAATGGTTTTAGCAGGGGTGAAGATGGAAAGTGGCGTTTGCCTGATGGATCTTTGTGGAAGGTTACTATTGTTTCCTCTCCGGACCCCACACACCATCACTTTAGAAATGCGACTGCTGTTGCTGAAGAGTGGAGGAAGTTTGGCATCGATGCAGAGGTGCTACCAACTGAAAACTATAATACCTTAGTATTCAATGGAGAATTTGAAGTTACGACCCAATGGCCTGCGGCTGAACCCTGGGGTGCAGGTGTAGATTTGTCAAGAACTCTTGATCCCTGGCACTCACGTTCTGTGGTACCTATTGGAGAGACGGTTGCTGTTGGCCCGGGTGGTGCTGCACGCTGGTCCAATCCAGAACTTGATAAGATCATAGAGAAGATGGAGATAACAGATCCCTTTGCAGACATTGAAACCACTCGTTTGCTGGGTATTGAGGCTTTGAAAATTGTAGTGAAAGAAATGCCAACCATCCCCACTTACGGCTATTGCGGTGCTGTGGCCTGGGATGAATACTACTGGACCAACTATCCTGGCGCAGAAAATCCCTATACTCAGCCTTATCAGCACTGGCCGAACTTCAAGTATATGCTTCCTTTCTTAGAGAAAGCGAAGAAGTAA
- a CDS encoding ABC transporter permease, whose protein sequence is MRFLRSYLLPRLIQYVLVVFSGITAVFLIPRLAGQDPVLEMIAQIQVQGSTLDPTAVKSLTETLRELYGLKGTMFEQYLTMWKRVLHFDFGPSFFQFPTPVSDLLRIYLPWTLGLFLTSTVIAWLLGNIVGAIAGYFSHRSWSKALDTAIMFVRPIPHYIFGVLLLILFAYAWRIFPLGGLVFGRRVVFNLALVVAVLKHSFLPALTLVILGGAAWFQQMKLLVQNVKREDFVQYAQSGGIREKTLIFRYILPNAMLPQVTQLALQFGQAFSGTLIIEMVFSYPGMGLLLYRSVTRGDYNLVMGITVLSILTITTAVLLLDLLYPLLDPRIRHR, encoded by the coding sequence ATGCGATTTTTGAGAAGCTATCTTCTGCCACGGTTAATACAGTATGTGCTGGTCGTTTTCTCAGGGATAACGGCGGTTTTCCTCATTCCGCGTTTAGCCGGCCAGGACCCAGTTCTGGAAATGATTGCTCAAATTCAAGTTCAAGGTAGTACGTTGGATCCCACAGCGGTCAAAAGTTTAACTGAAACACTTAGAGAGTTGTATGGTCTTAAAGGTACAATGTTTGAGCAGTACCTGACCATGTGGAAAAGAGTGCTTCACTTTGATTTTGGTCCTTCTTTTTTCCAGTTTCCGACCCCAGTTTCTGACTTGCTCCGGATATACCTGCCCTGGACTCTGGGTCTTTTTCTAACCTCTACCGTGATAGCCTGGCTTCTGGGAAATATAGTTGGAGCTATTGCCGGATATTTTTCTCACCGAAGCTGGTCGAAAGCGCTTGATACAGCAATTATGTTTGTACGACCAATTCCTCACTACATTTTTGGAGTTCTCCTGTTAATCCTTTTTGCTTATGCCTGGAGGATTTTTCCTCTTGGAGGGCTGGTGTTTGGGAGGAGAGTGGTTTTTAACCTTGCTTTGGTTGTGGCTGTTTTGAAACACTCCTTTTTACCGGCACTTACTTTAGTCATATTGGGTGGTGCAGCCTGGTTTCAGCAGATGAAGCTTTTGGTCCAGAATGTAAAAAGGGAGGACTTTGTTCAGTATGCACAGAGTGGAGGGATACGTGAGAAAACCCTTATTTTCAGGTACATATTGCCCAATGCCATGCTTCCTCAGGTTACCCAACTTGCGTTACAGTTTGGGCAGGCCTTTAGTGGAACTCTAATAATAGAAATGGTTTTTTCCTATCCCGGCATGGGCCTTTTGCTTTATCGGTCAGTTACCAGAGGTGACTATAACCTGGTAATGGGTATCACAGTACTTTCTATCTTAACCATCACCACTGCGGTTCTTTTGCTCGATTTGCTGTATCCACTTCTTGATCCTCGAATTCGGCACAGGTAG